Genomic window (Allostreptomyces psammosilenae):
GACCGCCTGCGCCGGATCGGTCTGGTCACGGCACGCGTGCTCTTCTTCGGCGGCTTCTGGATGGTGGACGTCGGCGCGTCGGAGGGGAGCCTGCGCCCGCTGTTCGTGACGACCGCCCCGCTGTTCCTGCTGCCGCTGTTCCTGCCGCGCCGGACGCTGCCGACGCCGGCCCGGCGCGCCTGGCTGGCCCTGGGGCTGTCCTGGGTGGTCACCGGGATGGCGTGGGCCCGGCCGACGCCGCCCGACGCCGGCGGATGGGGGCTGCTGGAGACGGCCTGCCTGGTGGTCCTGCTGGTGCCGACGGCGCGGCGGGTGGCCCCGCCGCGGCTGGCGGTGGCGCTGACCGGCCTGCTGTTCCTGACGGTGCTGGCGCTGCCGTGGCGGTCCGGGCACCCGACGCTGGCCTTCGGCGTCACCTTCTTCCTGACCTTCGTGGCCGGCGCGGCGGTCGGGCTGGGCTGCTACTGGCGGGTGCTGGACGAGCGGCGCCGGCAGCTCGTGGAGCGGGCGCGGTACGGGGAGCGGCTGGAGCTGGCCCGGGACCTGCACGACTTCGTGGCGCACCACGTCACCGGCATCGTGGTGCAGGCGCAGGCGGCGCGGGTGGTCAGCGAGACGGCGCCGGAGCAGGTCGGCCCGATCCTGGACAACATCGAGAAGTCCGGGGTGGAGGCGCTGGCCTCGATGCGGCAGCTGGTGCGGGTGCTGCGCGAGGAGGAGGCCGCGCGGCGCCCGCCGGACGGGCTCGAGCAGATCGCCGGGCTTGTGGAGGGGTTCCAGCGCAGCGGTCCGCCCACCACCCTGCAGATCTCCAACGCCGCCCGGGCGGCCCGGCTGGCGCCCGAGGTGGCGACCTCGGCGCACCGGGTGGTGCAGGAGGCGCTGACCAACGTGCGGCGGCACGCGCCGGACGCGGCCTCGGTGGAGGTCTCGGTGCTGGCGCGGCCGGGCGGCCTGGAGGTGACGGTGCGCAACGCCCCGCCCGGGGAGGACTCCGGGGGGCTGCTGGGGCGCGCCGCCGGGGTGGTGCTGGGTTCCTCCCCCGGGCGGGCCGGTGGTCCGCGGGTGCCGTTCGGCGGCCGGGGCGGGGGGTTCGGGCTGGTCGGTCTGCGCGAGCGGGTGGAGGCGATCGGCGGCTCGCTGCACACCGGGCCCCGGTCGGACGGCGGCTGGGAGGTGGTGGCGATGCTGCCGGTGGTGGCGGCCGGCACGGAGCCCGAGCCCGCCCGGGCGGAGCCCGCGGCGCATGGGGCGCCCGAGCAGCCCCGCGGGGAGACCGGCCAGGCCGGGTCGCGGGGGTCGTCCGCGCGGGAGACCGGGGCGGCCCGGGCGACCGGGGCCTGAGCTTCGGGGCCGGAGGGCGCCGGGGCCCGAGCTTCCCGGGCGGCGGTCGGGGCGGTGGCCCAGGCGCGCGGGGGCTCTGGCGCGCGGGGCCCAGGCGCGCGGGGGCTCAGGCGCGCGGGGGCAGGGCGCAGGCCGCCGTGCCGCCCGGCATCCGGTGCCGGTTGACGGCGATCAGCCGGTACACGCCGGCGGCCGCCCAGCGGATCGGCGGCAGGGTCAGCAGGGCCCCGGGCACCGCCCAGGCGCGCCGGGCGGCACGGCCGGCGAGCAGCGCCCGGGCCACCGCCTGGGCGCCGCCGTACACCCGTCCGTCGGTGGCCACCCACAGCACCTCGTGGCGGGCGCGCTCCTCGGTGACCAGGCCGCGGCCGGCGTCCAGCGCGGCGAGGTCGGTGAACTGCCACGGCGTGATCTCCGCATCGGGACGGACGCGGGCCTCGGCGAAGCGCGCGGCGCGGGTGCAGAAACCACAGTCGCCGTCGTAGACGAGCACGGGTCGGGATCGCATGCCCCGATCATGCCTCCGCGCCGGCGGCCGACACCGACCCGGGGCGGTGATCCCCGGCACACCGGCCGGGGCGGCGGCGCGCCCGGCGGAAGGCCCGCGGAGACCACGGACGCCCGGGCGCGGCGCCGCTCGGCGGCTCGGTGGGGGCGCGCCCCTGCGCGCGACGGTCCGCCCCCGTCGAACACCTGACTGCCCGACGGCACGGGGCGGGGTCATCCGCCGGATATCTGTCGCGTTGTCACCGCGTCCCGCTACCCTGGGGAAACGGGCGGACGGCCGCGTCCGCGGAAGGGGGCACGGTGGCCGACACGCTCGACATGACTCCCGGGCCGCAGGTACCGCTGTCCACGACCGCCGCGCTCTCCGCGGCGGCGCAGGGGCTGGCGGCGGGGGCCTACCACGACGACCCGGTCACCGCGGTCGTCGGGCTGCACGAGAACCTGGCCGGCGGCTACAAGAACCGCTGGCGGCTGATGCGGCCGAACATGGGCGAGGCGTTCAGCGTGGCGGTGACCGGCCGGATGCTCGGCGCCGGGCGCAAACCGCTGATCCAGGCCCCGGGCGTCAACCCGGAGATCGTGCTCGGGCACTGCCTGTCGGCGATCGCGGAGCGGCGCCGCCGGGACGGCCAGCTCGCCGCGATCATGCTGGTCTTCGGCGTGCTGTTCCTGCCCGGCGCGCTGCTGTGGCTCGGCGCCTTCCAGCTGCGCGCGATGACCGGCCGGGGAGACGCCTCGCAGGCGGGCGGCGGTTTCCTCCGGCAGCTGCCGATGGTCGCCATGATCGGCCTGACCGCGGTGCTGCTGCTGGTCCCGCCGTTCACCGGGCCGCTCAGCTGGTACGCCCGGTTCGTGACCCTGGCCCCGGTGCTGGGCGCGCTGCTGGCCCACCGGGTCTGCCTGCGCTCCAGCCAGCAGCTGCGCGCCCGCTGGAAGGGCCTGCTGGACGGTTCGCTGGTCGGCTCCACCACCCCGACGACGGTGCCGACGCAGCCCGGCGACCGGGCGAGTCGGGCGGCGGCCGAGCTCAAGGCCGTCGAGGCCGAGCAGCGCACCAACTACATGTACTACGCCGGCGACAAGGGCATCCTCGGGGTGGGTCCGCGCCGGGGGTACTGGACGGTCTCGGAGCGGATCCGGCCGGCCGACGACCGCGGCGTGCTCCCCTTCCAGACCTGGGACCTCACCACGGCGATCAAGCAGCGGCTGGCGGACCTGCGGCAGACCCCCTTCATCGTCGGCGACTCGCCGCGCCCGGAGGTGGAGGACTGGCTGGTGGAGAGCATCGGCGCGGGGGCGGGCGAGGTCACCCGGCCCAAGAGCACGGACGTGCAGGGCTACCGGATCTCCAACGCCGGCCTGCAGGCGGCCTGCAACGAGCAGCGGTTCGGCGGCGGTCCGCGGCACTACGTGGCCACCCAGTACCAGCTGTTCAAGGGGCAGCTGGTGGTCACCCTGCTGACCCATGTGAGCCGGCTGCACGACACCCTGCGGATCGACGTCAGCCTGCACGTGCTCGGCCCGGTGCACGGGCTGTTCACGACCGCGCCGGCCGTGCCGGAGAAGACCGTGCCGGACGGCCTGCGGCCCTGGAAAGAACGCAAGGTGCAGCTGCCGATCGTCACCTGGGACGAGGTGATCCGGCTGTGTGTGCGGGCCACGCTATTCTGGGCGCCGCACATCCGCGACTGGCTGGGCGGCCGGCTGCCGCTGCCGGAGCCGTTCGGCCTCCGGCACGCCTGGGCGACCTCACCGGCGGGCAACCGCTTCATGGCCGACGACGTGGAGCGCAGCGTGGCACCGGTCGTCCGGGCCGTGCTGGAGGGCGTGGTGCAGGTGCTGCGCAGCCACAACGTGGACGTCACGCCGTTCGTGGACCGTCTGGGCGTGGTCAACGGCACCATGCAGAGCATCACCCCGGGCACCCCGGACACGGTGGTGCTCTAGTCGCGCGGCCGGGCGGCGGGCTCTGGCCCCACGGCTCGGGCCCCACGGCTCGGGCCCGCCGCTGGGGCCCCCGCGGCCGCGAGCCCGCCGGCAGCGCGCCGTCAGTGCTTCGGCCAGGCGGCGGCGATCAGTTCGCGGGTCTGCTGGAGCAGCTGCGGCAGCACCCGGGTGTGGCCGATCACCGGCATGAAGTTGGCGTCCCCGCCCCAGCGCGGCACGACGTGCTGGTGCAGGTGCGCGGCGATGCCCGCGCCGGCCACGGAGCCCTGGTTCATGCCGATGTTGAAGCCGTGGGCGCCGGCCGCCCTGCGCAGCGCCGTCATCGCGTCCTGGGTGAACCGGGCCAGCTCGACCAGTTCCGGCTGGTCCAGGTCGGTGTAGTCGGCGACGTGACGGTAGGGCACCACCATGAGGTGGCCGCTGGTGTAGGGGTACAGGTTCAGCAGCGCGTAGACCCGCTCCCCACGGGCCAGCACCAGGCCGTCGCCGTCGGTGCCGCCGGGGATGGAGCAGAACGGGCAGTTGTCCTCGGCCGGGCCGGTGGGCTTGTTCTCGCCCCGGATGTAGGCCATCCGGTGCGGGGTCCACAGGCGCTCGAACTCGTCGGGCAGGCCGACGCCGTGCTGCTCCATCTCCGCGTCCGTCATACCGCGCAGCATACGGCGGGCCGCTCGCGCCCGACTCGGGGACGTCCGCCGTGCTGCCCCCGGCCGGCCGGACCGCGCGGATACCCCCGTTCGGTGGACCGGCCGGCGCGCTCCCGCCGCGCCGCCACGGCCCGAAGCCGTCCACGGACCGTGCGGTGGTGGCCGCACCCGGTCACCGCCGGGTGGGACGTCACAGACCGCGGCGCCCGCCGCGGCTCCCCCGCCGGCGCGCGGCCGACCCGCCCGGGTGGAGCCGCCCAGTGCCTGGTGAGCGGGGGTGCGGCGCGCCCCTCGGGGCCGCGCCCGTTCCTCAGGGGAGCACCGCCGGCCGCCGTCGACGGGCCCGCCGGACCGGCCGGCCGTCGGGTCGCGGCGGCGACGGCGCCGGGGATCGCGCCGGCGGGGTGACGAGTTGCCCGCTCCGGGGACCGGCCGCAGCATGGCGGACAGGGAGGCCACCACGGGCTCCCGACCGGCCCACCCGGCCGGACCGCGCCGGACCGCCGGCCCGTCCGAACGCCGAGCGCGGGGCCGTCCGGCGCCCCCGGAAGGAGTTCGTCGTGCTGACCACCGACCCCGTCCCCGGCGCCCCGTGTTGGGCGGACCTCGGCACCACGGACACCGACTCCGCCGCCGCGTTCTACGGTGCCCTGTTCGGCTGGCGCGCCCACTCGGCCGGCGCCGAGGCCGGCGGCTACACCTTCCTCACCCTGCCCGACGGCCGGCCGGTGGCCGCGCTGGGGCCGCTGACCGAGGAGGGCGCCCGCAGCGGGTGGACGCTGTACTTCCGGGTGCGGGACGTGGAGGCGGTGGCGCTGGCCGTGCGGGACGCCGGCGGCGCGGTCCGGTCCGGGCCGATGGACGTCTTCGACCAGGGGCGGATGGCGCAGTTCACCGACCCGGTCGGCGCCGACTTCGCCGTGTGGCAGCCGGGCTCCTTCCACGGCGTCGGGGCGGTCGGCGAGCCCGGCGCGCTGTGCTGGGTGGAGCTGAACACCCGTGAGCCGGAGCGGGCCCGCACCTTCTACGAGCGGGTGTTCGGCTGGCGGGTCGACGTCACGCCGATGCCGGACGGGCAGACCTACTCGGTGTTCCTGCCGGCGTCCGGAGCCGCCGCGGGTGTGACGGAAGCCCGGGGGGAGGCGGGCGGGGGCGCCGGGCAGCCGGAACCCGACCTGTCCTTCGGCGGCCTGATGACCATGGACGACAGCTGGCCGGCGCGGGTGCCCAGCCACTGGCTGCTGTACTTCGAGGTCACCGACTGCGACGCGGTCGCGGCCCGGGCCCGGCAGGACGGCGGCGAGGTGTTGGTCCCGCCCACACCGATCGAGGGCGTGGGCACCTTCGCCGTGCTCCAGGACCCGTTCGGGGCCGGCTTCTCGATCATCCGCAGCGAGCCCGCCTCCGCTGCCTGACCCTCCGCAGCGCCCCCCGCCGTGCGGGCCGGCGCGGCCGTACCGAACCACGCTCGGGCCCTCGCGGTCCGAACGGCAACCGTTGGGTGGTGGCTCATGAACCGTTCGCAGCGCACCTGTTCGGCCGGGGCCGCCGTCGCCCTGCTGCTGACCGCCGCGGTGGCCCTCGGGGCCCCGGCCCGGGCTCCCGGGGCCGCGGCGGCCGAGCCCCCCACGGCGGACCAGCCCAGCCCCGACGCCGTGCTGCTCACCGACGAGCAGGTCTCCCGGATCACCGACGGCCGGATGATGCGGGACCCGGCGAACCTGCGGTTCGAGGGCGGGCGCGGCGCCACGGGCTGCGCGCCGCTGGACGGCTTCCAACCCGAGGTGCGGGACGAGGCGGCGGCCGCCTACTCCAGCGCCGCCTACGACGAGACCCTGCTGCAGGCGGTGCTGGTGCCCTCCGACGCGGAGGCGACGCTGGCCGCCTTCGAGGCACTGGGCGACCGGATGCTGCGGGAGTGTCCGCGCTGGAGCCCCGCCGAAGGGCTGACGGTCGGTGAGCTGACCGCGATGGACCTGCCGGAGGTCGGTGAGGAGTCCTTCGGGGTGACCGGCGTCCTGGAGGGCACCGACGAGGAGGTGCGGCTGATGGTCGGGCGGGACGCGGGCGTCTACGTGATGCTGGTCCACCTGACCTCGGCGGCCTACCCGAGCGACCTGCTGTTCGAACAGGCGGTCAGCAACGTGCGCACGCCGCCGGAGCCCGGCGGCCCGGGAGATCCGGGCAGCCCGCCCGGGGCCCCGGCGCCCCCGGGGGAGACGGAGCGGCCGGCCCCGCCCGGTGCCCCCGGCGCTCCCGGGGCCCCGGCGGGCCCCGGCGGGGCGGGCCGGCCGGCGCTGCCCGGCAGCCCGGTGGCGTTCGCCCCGGAGGCGGCACCCGCCGCCTGATCACGGCCGCCGCACCGCTCGGGGCCGTACCCGGCGGCCCCCGCCGGGAGGCGCGTGGCGGAGCCGTCCGCCCCACGCGCGCCGGCCGCGCGCCGTTCGCGGGCGGCGCGCGCCCCGTCCTCGCCCGGGGCGGCTGGGGGAACGTGCCCCAGCCGGCGGGCGAGGCGTCACCACCACCCGGCCCGCACCGCTCCGTCCGCCGGCGCCCCGCCCAGCGGGCCCGGTGCGGGGGCGTGACGGCTGGTCAGCGCGGAGGTGTCCGCCGGCCGCGCACCCCTGCCACCTGGGTGGGCGCGCCGGGGCGCACACCGGATCGGTCTAGACCAAGCCGGGTTTGCCGGTCGGCGAACCGGGCAGCGGCATAGGACACGTATCCGGGCCCGCCGTGGGACAGGACGAAGGGAGCGCGAT
Coding sequences:
- a CDS encoding sensor histidine kinase, with protein sequence MTTDRPRLLRLIRLLDRLRRIGLVTARVLFFGGFWMVDVGASEGSLRPLFVTTAPLFLLPLFLPRRTLPTPARRAWLALGLSWVVTGMAWARPTPPDAGGWGLLETACLVVLLVPTARRVAPPRLAVALTGLLFLTVLALPWRSGHPTLAFGVTFFLTFVAGAAVGLGCYWRVLDERRRQLVERARYGERLELARDLHDFVAHHVTGIVVQAQAARVVSETAPEQVGPILDNIEKSGVEALASMRQLVRVLREEEAARRPPDGLEQIAGLVEGFQRSGPPTTLQISNAARAARLAPEVATSAHRVVQEALTNVRRHAPDAASVEVSVLARPGGLEVTVRNAPPGEDSGGLLGRAAGVVLGSSPGRAGGPRVPFGGRGGGFGLVGLRERVEAIGGSLHTGPRSDGGWEVVAMLPVVAAGTEPEPARAEPAAHGAPEQPRGETGQAGSRGSSARETGAARATGA
- a CDS encoding HIT family protein; protein product: MLRGMTDAEMEQHGVGLPDEFERLWTPHRMAYIRGENKPTGPAEDNCPFCSIPGGTDGDGLVLARGERVYALLNLYPYTSGHLMVVPYRHVADYTDLDQPELVELARFTQDAMTALRRAAGAHGFNIGMNQGSVAGAGIAAHLHQHVVPRWGGDANFMPVIGHTRVLPQLLQQTRELIAAAWPKH
- a CDS encoding thiol-disulfide oxidoreductase DCC family protein, which translates into the protein MRSRPVLVYDGDCGFCTRAARFAEARVRPDAEITPWQFTDLAALDAGRGLVTEERARHEVLWVATDGRVYGGAQAVARALLAGRAARRAWAVPGALLTLPPIRWAAAGVYRLIAVNRHRMPGGTAACALPPRA
- a CDS encoding VOC family protein, whose product is MLTTDPVPGAPCWADLGTTDTDSAAAFYGALFGWRAHSAGAEAGGYTFLTLPDGRPVAALGPLTEEGARSGWTLYFRVRDVEAVALAVRDAGGAVRSGPMDVFDQGRMAQFTDPVGADFAVWQPGSFHGVGAVGEPGALCWVELNTREPERARTFYERVFGWRVDVTPMPDGQTYSVFLPASGAAAGVTEARGEAGGGAGQPEPDLSFGGLMTMDDSWPARVPSHWLLYFEVTDCDAVAARARQDGGEVLVPPTPIEGVGTFAVLQDPFGAGFSIIRSEPASAA